In Juglans microcarpa x Juglans regia isolate MS1-56 chromosome 8D, Jm3101_v1.0, whole genome shotgun sequence, the following are encoded in one genomic region:
- the LOC121242916 gene encoding phenylcoumaran benzylic ether reductase Betv6: MAEKSKILFIGGTGYIGKFIVEASAKSGHPTFALVRESTLSDPVKGKLVEKFKNLGVTLLHGDLYDHGSLVKAIKQVDVVISTVGHLQLADQVKIIAAIKEAGNVKRFFPSEFGNDVDRVHAVEPAKSAFETKAKIRRAVEAEGIPYTYVSSNYFAGYFLPTLAQPGLTSAPRDKLIILGDGNVGAVFNKEDDIATYTIRAVDDPRTLNKILYVRPPKNIYTFNQLAAVWEKKIGKTLEKIYVPEEKLLKDIQESPIPINVILSINHSALVKGDHTNFEIEPSFGVEASELYPDVKYTTVDEYLDQFV; the protein is encoded by the exons ATGGCTGAGAAAAGCAAGATCTTGTTCATCGGAGGCACCGGCTACATCGGAAAATTCATCGTCGAAGCAAGCGCAAAGTCTGGCCACCCCACCTTTGCTCTTGTCAGAGAGAGCACTCTCTCCGATCCCGTTAAGGGAAAACTCGTCGAGAAATTCAAGAACTTGGGCGTCACTTTGCTCCAT GGAGATCTCTACGACCATGGGAGCTTGGTAAAGGCAATTAAGCAGGTGGACGTGGTGATATCGACGGTTGGACACCTGCAGTTAGCAGATCAGGTCAAGATCATTGCTGCCATTAAAGAAGCTGGTAATGTTAAG AGATTCTTTCCATCGGAATTTGGAAACGATGTGGACCGTGTCCATGCTGTTGAGCCAGCTAAGTCTGCATTTGAGACAAAGGCCAAAATCCGCCGTGCCGTTGAGGCTGAAGGCATCCCCTACACTTACGTTTCATCCAACTACTTTGCTGGGTACTTTCTACCTACGTTGGCACAGCCAGGACTCACTTCTGCTCCTAGAGACAAACTCATTATCTTAGGAGATGGAAATGTCGGGG CGGTTTTTAACAAGGAAGATGACATAGCAACCTACACGATTAGAGCTGTAGATGACCCAAGAACATTGAACAAGATCCTCTACGTGAGGCCTCCCAAAAACATTTACACATTCAATCAGCTTGCAGCAGTTTGGGAAAAGAAGATTGGCAAAACCCTGGAGAAAATCTATGTTCCAGAGGAGAAGCTTTTGAAGGACATTCAAG AGTCCCCAATTCCAATCAATGTGATCTTGTCAATCAACCACTCGGCTCTTGTGAAGGGAGATCATACCAACTTTGAGATTGAGCCATCATTTGGCGTGGAGGCTTCCGAGCTATACCCAGATGTCAAATACACCACTGTCGATGAATACCTGGATCAATTTGTTTGA